The genome window ACGGTTAATAATTGTGCTGAATAAGCATGAAAACTACAACTTCGGAATAAACAATCATAGTTTTTGCACATCAAGAATTGAATACACTACCGATGGCTAAACATATGCATATTTCTGATATAGATTATACCAACATGACCAACATCACATACCGTGAAAGCTACAAATATTATTCTAATCGGGTAATTTGTATCGTTTGAAATTTTAAAGATTCACAAGAATATCTAAAGATTAGAGGTGAAAacatttaaaatattatatatataagatttatttcTTCTATAATATTCCTATTTACCTTTTTGACAACTAGTCAAACTTACCATTCTCTAAGTTTTTATATCTCTGTCATGCATCTGTTTCCAAACAATGAAATGATCGAGTCTTGAGgagtttatatttatatttaatagaGTTCGTTCTTAAGGTCAAACTAAAAACCCTCTTTGCAAAGATATGAGTGCTTTCGCAGTTTGCACTAGATTTATTTTCTCCCTTTTGGTCCCGTCAATAAAACAAGATAGTTTTCCAGTCCTAAGCATGTTGGTTTGACAATAATTGCATCTTAATGAAACAAACTTCAGCAAACCCTGCCTTAAAGTAGACGCTTATTGATGTATTCAAATCCTTAGACGAGAACAAAATCTTGTAAACAGATCTCGCATCTTTGGATACAAACAATTATAGGTATATGCTAATCATGTTTAGTTATTGCTAGAAGGAAGGATCGGTGCACTAAAAATTGCCAATAAATTGAATACTTTGCCGGCATAATAAGAAAACAGAAGTGATTATTCTATTATGattccaccaaaaaaaaaataatatttcctTAGTTCTTAGCCCAGATATATTATTTGGGGACACTTTAAATGTGCATTATGATATAAGCCATGTCTACAAGTGCACACGTATTAGTTAACCACTTCTTTGACAATCTGTACATTTCACATTGAAAAACATAAGCATTAAGGTTGGTGGTTCAACATTTCTCATCCCATATCCTAAATGATATGATTTTAGTgctaaaaaggaaagaaactacaTATAATTACAGAAAAAGTACGTGATTTGATACGCTGTTAATTATAGCTTGAGTTTGGCAGTGCAATCGACATCAACTTCTTGACTGAGAACTTGAACAGAAATGTCACAAGTGCTAAAGACCTTTGCATCAAACTTGAAAACGTTCAGCACAACCGCTTTACCATGCAAATTTGCAGTTGATGTAAAGTTCAAACGGCCAGAACCAAAATCTTGCCAAAAATATGGACTTGTAACCAGCTTTTCTGCAGTAATGTTAGCAATGGTGCTAATATTAAGCTTTCCCCTTGCTGGAACACTTCCTTCTTCAAGCGGGATTGCAGCGATATTCATCCCACGGTAATCAACAAAAGTTGTGGAGTTCTTGAACTGAAATCCTCCATAATTTCGATTGTAAATGGTGGCGTTTATTCCCATTGTTGCATTTAGGCTTAGGGTTGGAAACAATTGAAATTGAACATTTTCTAGCTTTGCTGGTAACGGTTTGATCAAGGGATCTTTAGGCTTGAAAACAGTAAAAACAAGTGTGACAGAAACAACTACAAGAATGATGAGGCCTACTGCTGAAGCACCACAGCAAATTTTGAGGTTTCTCTTTGATCTTCTTGGTAGAGCCATGTTATCTCAGCTTGAAAATGCAATCTGCACAATTAATCTTCTGATGAGTTGTTGAAGAATGGTTGAAATATTACAAGCGTGATTTATATACCAGTTCAATTGATTGATGTGGACAATAAGAAATTCTTAGTGCACGACTCATTTTTTGTAATAAAGTAGGGATTTTTCAGCTTGAGTTAACTGTTTGGTTATGTTGACAAGGTTGGTGTCCTTTGCCTTACGCAGTCGTCCACATAACGAGACGTGCGGGAAAACGATGTGTTAACATAGATGATTAACCCTCCAAAATATGAACAATTGTCAGTTCAATATAAACTTTCAACTTTATAACACAAGAATATATATTTATCTTTTCCTTTGAATTGTTAAACTTCAAAAGTTgctctaattttttttgttttttgtaagCATATTTGTTCtgatatagaaaaaaaaatagtaaccAAAAAGCTAATTAAACAGAATACAAGGAGGAATGATTTTAGGAGATATTAATaaatttggttttggttttttagcaaataaataaatacataaacaGAAGGcaatcaaaaaaatttaaacagagaaaaagaaatggaatACCTCTCTcataaacagaaaaatcaagGCCTTCTGTCAAATTACTTGTCTTTGATAACCATTCTTTACTTTAACTTTCATGTATTCATACTctaaaagcaaaagaaatcaTACCAGCATATATATAGGGAAGACTTTGCATAAGCAATTTGTTTTCTTAGCCAATAGCCATGACTTCATAAAATCAACAGACACCACTTTTCATTTGTCTCATTCACTAAGGAATgcaactttcttttcttttttttttcacttttcgtttctTTTGATTAGTAGAAACAGTCTATTTCAGGAACTAGCTAGGAAGGATTTTAGTATAGAATTTTAAGCCAGCATAAATATCTTCCTTTTATTACATTACTCAATCACTCCAAAGTTTGCAACGCTTTGTAGTTTGTGTCTTTTGGGTGAGATACAAACGCCAAAAAGATCAGATTTGGCTCTTTGTTTTTAGAGGTAGCAACTTTTCAGGCTTCTTACACAGTACTTGAAGCAAAAAGGGTAATGTGAAACTTAGGAAAATTGAAGTGAAGAAACCATATTCAATAACCATATACgtatttttatctttattttgaGGAGAAAGGAGATGAAAGCGTTAGAAAAGAATTCTATAATTTCTTTTGCTTGACTATAAAGATCTGTTTATACTAGCAGAACTAAGTGCATGACACGTTACTTTTATTCAATATGAAATTCTCATCTACTAGAAATTTTTACACGTGTAGAACATATTAAACATTAAAACTACCAAGTTAAATTATTCTAGAAAACAGTTATTCCTAATAGCAAACAAATCATGTGTTTTTTCAAATTTAGGCCCCGTTTGAAATTACAGTGACTTgtaaaaaagcacttttaacacgAGCGCTTttaagttaccaaaagttgacctacttaaaatatgaaaaattaattatcaaatgctttaaaaatacttttaatgtttaaaagttttttttttttttttttatagacgCACTGCAATCCTGAACGAAGCCTCACACAGGAATTATATTTGCTGCACGTCACATCGAATCTGATGATAATTAAACTCATTAGGATTTAAGACTGCTCCTTCTTGAACGTGAATGTCAAGATGCAAATTGGCcaattgggtttgtttggattgaaatatAGCAGCCCAAAATTCACTCAAGAAAACCCATTTGCATCCTTTGCTGGGCTACCTTAACTGAGCCCAAACTAAAATCTATAATCCCAAACTCAAAATAATAtagactattattttttttttaggtgtcCCGCAGGGAATGGATCCCTGCAGACTATTTCCCACCCTCCACAACTTGCTGGCAGCAAGGTTCGAACCAAGGACCTAAGGTTCCATTTCAACAACCTCAACCACCAGATCAAGCCCAGGAGAGCCGCACCATATAGACTATTATCGTTGTTGCATaatatatgtataaatattgaattttaaatttaaattttatataattatcatTCATCCAACGTTGACGATGTATAAACTGTCAatatagaaaagattaatccttaaaACAAATAATATAACAATAGATCCtccaaaaaaaatatacaactaTCAGAAAGAGAAATATACACATCTAAAAAActgaaatattaaatttttttggaaGGAATTTAATATGAAATATGTGAAGAATCATAACTTAACATGCAATGTTAGCACTTTTATTGCGCTTTGCTCGAACTCTTTAAATTTGATCACAATGAAAAATACAGTCCCAAGGTTTATCATCGCAGAGTGATATTGGCAGTTAAAATTCTTCATCATGTttataaggaaaacaataacGTTAGAATTAGCTTTATCTTTGTTGGTTGGAGAGAAAACAAACAATATTTTGAAGGGTATTTAAGAGAAATAGGTTTGGAATCTTTACAGACCGATTCATGATGGATCTCTTGAACCTGAAATTTGACTCAGTATTAACATTGTCGTGTTTGATTAGACTTGATGGAAGAATGACAAAACAATTTCAACAGAAAGTATTGTGCTTTCTTGAAAGGAAGAAGATGGTTTTCAAATCTAAGCAAGAATTATCAAAATAAAGATTGAATAGTGATTTACATAGATTGAGATGTTGAGaagattttttgtttcttaattCTTCATAAAGTGACTTCTGAATATTGTCATTGAAATTTGAAACCTATTAGGTGCCACGAAACAAATTTGTGTTTATGTTCAAATTTTGTAGAATTAAAAAAGTTAAAGTAAAATATATCCCAAAAAATTACACAAATCATATTATGGCATGCATGTTTGATAAGCTGTTGAAGATGCTAAACTTATCTTTGCTACAACACGAGTTAAAGAAATGCAAGTTATGGTAATGGTCCTGCACTTGACTATACACTAAGTATGATACACGATTCTTTGAATTAACTTTGTAACTATAGCTactcaagaattttttttttttttttttgcaataaaGATTGGTATTGACAAATATTAATTATGGAaccatttttattgttttctatATTCTTTTCGATTGAAATTACTGAaagcttcttttcttttccctcttcttCTAGACcttctaaaaaaatttctaaatcaCAATATTTTATCTCGAATAGATAGAAAATTTACAAAATTATGCTTTAATAAATGTGATATATTGGCTTTCTCTCCACTCCTCCCCTCCACCCTCTATCTAATAAGCTTACTAAAATATAGATAGAAACTCTGGGCGAAAACTGATAATCTTTTCTAAACAATGTAAACTTCAATAACAAGTTATAATTCACTATACACAAGTTGTATAACTTTATAACAACAAAATGAAAACATAATGCTGTTCATAATAAAAAGTATGTGTGAGTTATGTTAGTATTATTTGACCTATACTTATTCAAATTTTACTTTGTTTTCGTGAAACTTTTGGGCTTGATCCCTCCAAAAAGAACTAcatagtttttgaaattatacttTGTTTTCGTGAAATTCTAGGGCTTGATCCCGCTAAAAACCAGAAAGAACAAAACTAAAAGGAAGCCATCTTGCATCTCAGCTTGGCTTGTTGACTAGGCAGCAAAATATACAATATGTCAACCTCATATGTGCTTTCTTTAGAATGTAACGCCAACAAAATATTATCGTTACTGACACCACATATAATCTCTGTATTTATTGTCTcttgtatttcttcttttcttgccgGCCTGCCCAAAATGGCACCTAGTCACCTAGTATTTTGGGTTAATTTCATTTTAGTACTCATAACTAGcctaaaaattattttgatccCTTAAATTGGGAGAGTTTCTTTTTTATCCTCCAAAGTTGCAAAACATCTCAATATGGTCACTCAAGTTGAAAAGGCTTCATTTGGtccacaaaaaagaaaaaaatctcaCTTTTATTCATCAAAGTGAAAAGATTTCAAATTTGTCTTTCAAACTAAGAGGTCCATTCCAAATTGGTCTTCTAAGCCTCTTTGCAAAAGAGAGGGGCAAAGCTACACCTTCCCAAATAGGAGAAAATATGCCCCAACTAATTCAAAAGAAACTACGTATTAGAActatgaattttttgaacacTATTATATATGCTCCCATTAATTGTAAGAAATACATACAAATATACTACTTTATACATACATATAGATATGTACATATATCTATACATATATGTGTAACAACTACTTATTATGTTCTATGAATGTTATTAATTTGTAAGTTATGTTTAGAAAACGAAGAAGAATTTGCTCTTTGCCCTACTCAAAGATGATTCTAGTTCTGCCACTAATTGAAAGTATTAAATATTTACTTGTTGTACAAGGGTTTATTAGCAAAAGGATAAACATAACCAcaactatttttatttgtctacAATAAGTTCTTTGCCattagattttttattttaagaatgGGATCTTTTTGCAGGTTACTTATGATTTTAACATAGAGAGATTTGGAGGTTCATTAAACAAAAAACTGGTATGCACTAATttaattcaacaaaaaaaaatgtacatgTTTAACTAAAGTCATTGAGGGAAGAGCACTTAGTAGAAAAATGAAACAACCTTACTTAGTTTTTGTTGTTATAGTTATTTAACTGTTAACAATAAAATGGAATTAAGGAGATCTTGATTTAGTGGTTAAGGTTGAAATTCTAGAATGTAATAGTTTTTGGGTTCTAAATACTTCTAATTCCACTCCCTCTCTTTCTAAATCTCTCCTCCTCCCatgttataaaaaaattttaaaaaactgTTAATAAAATGGATTTGGTAGACGAAATTGGAACCTTTTTTAAGTTTGAAGGACCGGAATTTCAGTGTTAGGGACCATATTAAATATTCTGCTAATTTGGAAGACCAATTAAGAATGTTTTGCTACTATAGAAatctaaatcaccaaatttagatTTTGGATCAATATGGAGGACCAAAATAAGATAACAACAGTTTTATTTCCTGCACTAAAAATTAAGATCACACTGCATATTCTTTTCACTAAGCACAGCTCACATCCATTGTTGTCTTCATTACATcatctttcttcttctattGATTCATCTTTTTCAAATCTTCACCTCGGCCCTCTTTCTTTCCGCTTCTGCTCAGTTGAATTCAAGGGCTCTACGTCATGAATGACCTTCTTAGTGTAAGTTGATTGTGATTTCTTGGCTAGAATTTGAATGTGTTGATTTTTTCCTATATCATAAAGATTGATCTTGAGTTACCATTCATTATCTTGATTGTTGATTTATTGATATCATGAGGAAGGATACTTAATttaatggtttttttttaaacctcTTATCTTTCCAATTTATGATATCAACATATTAGGGAGAACCCATGTGGAAGAAAaggtttaatttgtttatttgtgaTTAGATTGCTGAGGGGTAGATGGAAAAGACATAATTTTTAATGTAAATTGTTTGTGCTGTTACTGATCTGGCAAGTTAAGTCAGATATGTGTTTTGTTTGGATCCCAACCCGCAAAAGTAGAGTCTGATAGATGTAGAGAACATTTTTTGGTGCTGAATGATAAGTGTTAACTGCAAAAGTGGTTAATAAACTTTCCTTGTTTGTGTAATAAAGATGAATGTGAAGGGAGAAGGTGAAAAGACTGAAACTTTATTGGTAGCTCATGTCAATCTGTTTGAGCTTGAGTTCTATATGGCTTTCGCAGATGAAGTgatgtatatgtatataattcCGTGGTGCACATAGGATGCAAAGAAATCacattttcctcttcttctggCCTGTTTCAGGATTCGTTTGTTAGCGATGAGCAGCATCCAACCAGAGGACCGGACATTGAGATGGGCACTCGGCTTACAAGGAATAATTCAGACTTGGGAATGGAAGCTTTTAATAAACAGGCATGAAATTTaggcctatttttttttttttttttttttttttttgtagtagtagtagtagttgtTCATAGTGGCTATTAAAACTGGGAGGTTTTCTGTCCCATTTGTGTTCTTTCAGTTTTGATGATTGGCCTTTTCATTCTTGTTCTAGATACAAGAGGTTGATAAACAGGTGGACAAACTCTCTGAGCTACTGAAGAAACTCAAGGTATGTGACTTTTCTCAGCAAGTAACTATTCTGCTAAACATTCAGTGTGTACAagtaattttatttgtttaatcaAAGGGTTCTATCCTTTTTGTATTTGAGGTGAATTCGAAATTCCTTGGCATGAGACAATTTACTGAAATGATGTTGCTAAAAATTTCTGTTCTTTTACTAGGATCTGTCTTAGTTTTGGACTCTGATTTTAAATCTGTGGCATAACTATGTTTCCAGAATTGTGTGGTTCACAAATTGACATGCACATCTAAATCTTTGAAAACCGATTTTAG of Coffea arabica cultivar ET-39 chromosome 5c, Coffea Arabica ET-39 HiFi, whole genome shotgun sequence contains these proteins:
- the LOC113689438 gene encoding uncharacterized protein, whose translation is MALPRRSKRNLKICCGASAVGLIILVVVSVTLVFTVFKPKDPLIKPLPAKLENVQFQLFPTLSLNATMGINATIYNRNYGGFQFKNSTTFVDYRGMNIAAIPLEEGSVPARGKLNISTIANITAEKLVTSPYFWQDFGSGRLNFTSTANLHGKAVVLNVFKFDAKVFSTCDISVQVLSQEVDVDCTAKLKL